One window from the genome of Hyphomonas neptunium ATCC 15444 encodes:
- a CDS encoding patatin-like phospholipase family protein yields MAKASENGKPNGKPTGKPRPISLALQGGGSHGAYTWGVLDRLSEDETLDIEAISATSAGAINAVAYAAGLAAGGPAGARAAMEQLWRAVSDAGSGMNVFGAAGFQMASALQSFASPYDFNPFNFNPLRRIVENQVDFDAVHASGLKLFLSATNVETGKVRVFSKAEITADAVLASACLPQTFQAVEIGEEAFWDGGFMGNPSLFPLIYSGAPQDVLLVLLNPLVRPGVPKRAAEIQERLNEISFNASLIGELRAIAFVQRLIDDGMLKEPLMKKYRRLNIHAIRGGQDLLGYGLATKYDSRWRFLTEVRDLGRGAADRWLAECAKDVGTKQSSFDIRKEFLEV; encoded by the coding sequence GAGGCCGATCAGCCTGGCGTTGCAGGGCGGGGGCTCGCACGGGGCCTATACCTGGGGCGTGCTGGACCGGCTGAGCGAGGATGAGACGCTCGACATCGAGGCGATTTCAGCGACCTCCGCCGGGGCCATCAATGCGGTGGCCTATGCTGCCGGGCTGGCGGCAGGCGGGCCGGCAGGCGCCCGGGCGGCGATGGAGCAGCTGTGGCGGGCGGTGTCGGACGCGGGCTCCGGCATGAATGTGTTCGGCGCGGCGGGCTTTCAGATGGCCAGCGCCTTGCAGAGCTTTGCCAGCCCTTATGATTTCAACCCGTTCAACTTCAATCCGCTGCGCCGGATTGTCGAAAATCAGGTGGACTTTGACGCGGTGCATGCGTCGGGGCTGAAGCTTTTCCTGTCGGCCACGAATGTGGAGACGGGCAAGGTGCGGGTGTTTTCCAAAGCGGAGATTACCGCCGATGCCGTTCTGGCGTCGGCCTGCCTGCCGCAAACCTTTCAGGCGGTGGAGATCGGCGAGGAGGCATTCTGGGATGGCGGCTTCATGGGCAATCCCAGTCTCTTCCCGCTGATCTATTCGGGCGCGCCGCAGGATGTGCTCCTTGTGCTGCTCAATCCTCTGGTGCGGCCGGGCGTTCCCAAACGTGCCGCCGAGATCCAGGAGCGGCTGAACGAGATCAGTTTTAATGCCTCGCTCATCGGCGAGCTGCGCGCGATTGCCTTCGTGCAGCGCCTGATTGATGACGGGATGCTGAAAGAGCCGCTGATGAAGAAATACCGCAGGCTGAATATCCACGCCATTCGCGGCGGGCAGGATCTGCTCGGCTATGGGCTGGCGACGAAATATGACTCGCGCTGGCGCTTCCTGACAGAGGTGCGCGATCTGGGCCGGGGGGCGGCGGACCGGTGGCTGGCCGAGTGCGCCAAGGATGTGGGCACGAAACAGTCGAGCTTTGATATCCGGAAAGAGTTTCTGGAGGTTTAG